ATCTCGATGGCGTCATCCACCGTTTCGACGGCATAGACCGCAAAACGACCCGAATGTGCCGCCCGGACGACCTCGTCCCGCAGCATCAGCGAGACCGCGTTGGCCTTCGGGATGATCGCACCATGCCCGCCGCGCAGCCCGCGCGCCGCACAGATGTCGTAGAAGCCCTCGATCTTCTCGTTCGCGCCGCCGATCGGCTGCATCTGGCCGTGCTGGTTGATCGAGCCCGTGATCGCGATCCCCTGCTTCACCGGCACGCCGGCGATCGCCGAGAGGATCGCGATCAGCTCGGCGGCCGATGCGCTGTCGCCGTCGATCGGACCATAGGATTGCTCGAACGCCACGCTCGCCGAAATCGAAAGCGGCCGTCCGATCGCGTACGCGCCGTTCAGATAGCCGGACAGGATCTGCATGCCTTTGACATGCGATGGGCCGCTGAACTTCGCGACCCGTTCGATATCGACGATCCGGCCTTCGCCCGGCGCGACTTGCGCCGTGATCCTCGCCGGCATGCCGAAGGCAAAGCCCGCCGCGCTCAGAACGGTGAGGCCATTCACCTGGCCCGCCTTCGCGCCGTCCGTGTCGATGAAAAGGATGCGCCGCTGGATCAGCTCCTGTTCGAGCGCCTTGAGGCGCCCCGCACGATCTTCCTTCGCCGCCACGGCGCACGCGATATCCTCGGCCGCGATCAATGTGCGGCCTTCGAGGGCCGCATAGTGATCCCCCTCGCGAAGCAGATCGGCGAGCCGCCCGGTGCGGACCGAAATCTTCTCGGCATCGCCCGCCAGCCGCGAGGCTTCGTCGACCAGCCGCGCGGCGCCGCCGCGGTCCAGCTGCTTCAGCCCGTCCGCCCGGGCGATGGAGGCCATGGCCGCCATCAGCGCCGCGCAATTTTCATCGTCCCGCGCTGCCGTGGCCGAGAAATCCGCCTGCACCTTGAACAGTTCGGCGAAGTCCGGATCGATCTGGCAGAGCCGGTGATAGGCCCAGGCCTCGCCGATCAGCACGATCTTGATATCCAGCGTCAACGGCTCCGGCTGCAACGTCACCGCCGGATTGCGGTCGAACACGTCGGCAAGGCTCTCGATCTTCACCCGCCGTGCCTTCAGCGCGCGCTTCAGGCATTCCCATGCCGCTTCCTGGCGGAACAGATCCATCGCGTCGATCAGCAGGAAGCCGCCATTGGCTTGATGCAATGCACCCGCCCGGATGTGCCGGAAATCCGTCAACGCCGTCATCAACACCGGCACATGCTCGACCTTGCCGATCAGATGCGCGAGCGAAGGAAGCGCCAGCATCACCACCGGCGCACCTTTGGCCATCGTGTGGTCGACCACGAGATTCACCTCATAGCGATAAAACGGCATGCCTTCGCGCCGAAGCCGTTCGTCTGCCTCGCCACGTGCCAGAGCTTGCAGTGCGTCGACATGCGTCAGCACGTCCTTGTAAACGCAAGCAAGATGCCCATGCGCCTCGCGGTGCTGCGCGAAACTTTGCGCGAGCGGCGCGATGAGCCTGGCGATCTCGCGTTCGCCGCGTTCGCGATCCAGCGCCCGCACCTTCTCCACGATGCGCCGGCGCAGCCCGTCATTCTGCTCCATCGCCTTGTCGAGCAGGCCGCGCAGTTCCGTCGCCTTTGCCGCCAACCGATCGCGCTCGAACTTCGGCAGGCGGCGGTAATCCTCGTCGGAGACCGGCAGTCCGTCGCGCATGGGCTTGAAGTCGAACCGCCCTTCGCCGCGCTCGACCAGTCCCAATCCCTCCGTCTCGGCGCTCTTTTTGAGCCCGAGCACTGCCGCCTCGGTGGCGCGATGGAATTCCTGCTCCAGCGCGGCGCGTTGCGCGCGATAATCCGGGCTGTCGAACAAGCGCGGCATCGCGCCTCTGAGCGCCGTCACGAATTCCGCCAGCGCCGCCTTGAAGCGCGCCCCGTCTCCGGCGGCAAAGCGCAAGGCCTTCGGGCGATGTGGTTGCGCGAAGTCGTGGACATAAGCGACATCCGGCGGGGCCGGCATGGCCGCCGCCAGGCGCTCCAACGCCCGCTTCACCGCATCGCGCTTGCCGCTGCCGGGCTGGCCGCTGACGAAGATGTTGTAGCCGGGCTGTGCCATGCCCGCCCCGAAATGGAGCGCCCGCATCGCCCTCTCCTGCCCCACAGGACCGGTCGGCTCCCGCAGCTCGCCCGTCGTCTCGAAGGGCAGCCGCGCCGGATTGGTGACCAGTCGCAGCCTTTCCGCGTCCAGAGGCTTAACGCGCATCAAATCCCCACATGCGTCAGGGTTTTCCGCCCCTTTTCGGCACGGATCCCCTGTTCCGGGAAGCGATCCTGCAAGCTCCAAGCCGCCCCTCGCGCACGCCGTCCGGTTTCGCTAAACCCGGCCTTCAACCCGTCAGGACCCGATGCCCAAGGATCCCCCCCGCGCCTGGCAGCGCATGCTGAGCGGCCGCCGTCTCGATCTTCTCGACCCCTCGCCGCTGGACGTCGAGATCGAGGACATCGCCCATGGTCTGGCCCGGGTCGCGCGCTGGAACGGCCAGACCAAGGGCGATCACGCGTTCTCGGTGGCCCAGCATTGCGTCCTGGTCGAGCGCCTCACGGCGGATTTGCGCCCCGGCTTGACCCGGGAAGCCCGGCTGGCGGCTCTGCTGCATGATGCACCGGAGTATGTCATCGGCGACCTCATATCCCCTTTCAAAGTCGCAATTGGTATTGATTACAAAGCCTTGGAGAATAGACTTCAAGCAGCGATCCATCTCCGGTTCGGGCTGCCGGCAGCGCTGCCGCCGATACTCGGAAAGCTTTTCAAGAAGGCCGATCTGATGGCCGCCTATTTCGAAGCCACACAGCTTGCCGGGTTCGAGCTGGACGTCGCCCGCAAGCTCTTCGTCGTTCCACCGCCTGCCATGCGGGCCCCCCGACTGGTGCCTCTGGCGACCGCCGACGCTCAAGCCCAATTCCTGGACAGGTTCAAAAAACTGGCAGTCTAAAGCCTTCCTCCCGTCACCTTCCCGCGGTAGCAAGGACCATGTCACGCATCCTCGTCACGCCGCTCTCCGCCGTCCCGGACACGATACGGCTGCACCGGCCGTCGCATCTGGTGACGTTGCTTTCGCCCGACCATATGATCGAGACCCCGGCGGGGTTTCCGCGCGAGCGCCATCTGCGCATCGGCATGAACGACATCATCGATGTTAGCGCTGGCGACACGCCGCCGGATCGCCGTCATGTCGAGTCGCTGCTCGATTTCGTCCGCGCCTGGTCGGCCGAGGACCCCATCCTGATCCATTGCTGGGCCGGGATCAGCCGCTCCATGGCGGCGGCTTATATCGTCCTGTGCGACCGTCTGGGCCGCGGCAGCGAACTCTATGCCGCCAGGGCCATCCGGGCCCGAGCGCCGCACGCCTACCCCAACGCGCTGCTCGTCCGGCACGCCGACGATCTGCTTGGCCGCCAAGGCCGTATGGTTGAGGCCATCAAGGACATCGGTGCCGGCAAGATGGTGGCCGAAGGCGAGCTTGTCGAATTTCCGCTGGTGGGCCTGTGAGCGCGAAGCCGGAACACGTCGTCAGCATCGGACTGTCTGCCGCGATCGTCTCGGTCGCCGATGAGCGGCCCAGCGTCCTCATCGTGCGCCATCCGGGCGGTGAGGACGCCCTGCCCTTCGGTCCGTTCGATCCGCTGAACCACCGCACCCTCGACAGCGGCTTGCGCAAATGGGTCGGCGAGCAGACCGCGCTCGATCTCGGCTACGCCGAACAGCTCTATACCTTCGGCGATCGCGGCCGGCACCTGCCGACGCCCGACGAAGGCGCCCGCGTCGTCTCGGTCGGCTATCTCGCGCTGACCCGCCAGGCCGGCGAGCGCAAAAGCCCCGATACGCAGTGGAGCGACTGGTATCGCTACTTCCCATGGGAGGACTGGCGCGACGCCAAACCGGCGGTGATCGACAGCGTCATCGCTCCTGCACTGCGCCAATTCGCGAAAGCCGCGACCGGCACCGAAGCGTCGGAGCAGCGCCGCGAGCGCATCCGGCTCTGCTTCGGCTTCGATGGACTCGCCTGGGACGAGGAGAAGGTCCTCGAACGCTATGAACTGCTCTACGAAGCCGGCCTCGTGCGCGAGGCGATGCGGGACGGCCGTCTGCCGGCGAGCAAGACGCAACCTGCGCTCGGCGTCAGCATGATGTTCGACCACCGTCGTATCCTGGCGACCGCGATCGCGCGGCTGCGCGGCAAGATGAAATATCGCCCCGTCGTATTCGAGCTGATGCCGCCCGGCTTTACGCTCCTGGAGTTGCAGAGGACCGTCGAAGCGATCTCCGGCATCCGCCTGCACAAGCAGAATTTCCGCCGCCTGATGGAAGACCAAGGCTTGGTCGAAGGCACCGGAAGGTTTGCCGCCAAGGGACGCGGACGCCCGGCGGAGCTTTTCCGGTTCCGCCGTGAAGTCTTGCGCGAGCGCCCGGCACCCGGCGTGAGATTGCGGAGCCGCAAGGCATAAGCAGTACGGACGGACCTCGGATGCAACCACAGCGTGCCAGGAGCCTGTAAAAGTGAATTAACCAGTACGCCGTAAAGTTCCGCAATCGTGACCGAAGATGATGGCCTCGGGGCGGACGGCGAATGGGACAAGCAAGGCTAAATCTGAAGAGCGTGACGACGCTGCTGGTCGACAGCGACCTGTTCACGCGCGGGCTGGTCGCGCAGATGCTGCGCGGCTTCGGAATGGATTCGCCGACGGTCTGCGAAAGCGGCGCGCAGGCCAGGCATCATCTCCTGCATCACTATGCGGATCTCGTCATCCTCGAAGCCGACCTGCCCGATATGCCGAGCGCCGATTTCATCCGCTGGATCCGGCGCCAGGAGAAGAGCCCGTTCCGCTTCGTGCCGATCATCGCGATGTCGGGCTATACCCAGCTTCGTCTGGTCTCGACGGTGCGCGACGCCGGCGCCAATCTCGTCGTCAAGAAACCCGTCTCACCGGCCGCATTGTACGACCGCATCGCCTGGGTTGCGCGAACCGCGCGGCCTTTCATCGAGGCGGGCGACTATATCGGCCCCGACCGGCGGTTCAAGGATACGCCGCCGCTCGATGGCGTGTTCAAGCGCGAAACCGACGAGGCGGCCAGCGGCAGCGATGCCTCCGGCGAGCCGGCGAAACTCGATTCAGCGGCATAGGTGATCACATGGCGGGCAAGGCAAAAAAGAAGATATTCTTTCCGACGACGCGCCTTTCCGAACTCGCCGCTCGCAGCGGCGGCGTCGCGCGCGACGATGCGCTCGACGGCGCCTTGCGGACGCTGGAGTCGATGCGTGCCGAGGCTGACGCCCAGATCCGCGCGGCAATCGGCGCCATGGAAGGCGTGGTGTTCGCGCGCGCGGCCGGCGACACGCTCGGCGACGACGAGATGCGTGCAATCCTGCGGCATGCCGATCAGGTCGTGACGCTCGCCGGCACGTTCTCTTACAATGCGCTGGACACGGCAGCGAAGAGCCTGTGCGACATCACCGACGGCATGCTGCGGGCCGGCATGCACGACCGCCAGCCGGTCGCGGTGCATGTGCAGACCATGCATCTGCTGGCGCCGGGTACCATGTCGCTTTCACCGGAGCACGCAGAGAGAATGCTGGGCGAACTAGCCAAGGTCACCAACCACTTCAATCTCGGTTCGCTCGGCACGGCGGCCGGCGACGGCGAAGAGGGCGTCGCTCTCGGCTGAGCCAAGGCTATTTCTGCCGGCGCAAGGCCCGTCTTGCGCGATTGCCCTTCTCTTCCAGCGCGCGCCGCCTTGCGGACCAAGCCTTGTCTTCCGCCGTCGCGCGCGCTGCGAGGGCCGCGCGCTGCTGCTCGAGCGCCCTCTGCTGTGCTTCATGTGCCGCTGCGGCTTGCGCCAGTGCAGCCTCCGCCCGTTCCGCCGCTTTGCGGACTTTTGCGTTTGTGCGTGGTTTCGGCTTGCGCTTGCTGCCCGGCAGCTTCGGCGGAGCGGCGTCCTCGGCGAACGCACCTTTCGTGCCGACGGCCCGCTTCAACACGACGCCGGGCTTCGCCAGCGCAGCGTCGACGACGGCGGCATCCGACGCGACGTTCGCCAAGCCCTGTGCGAACAGGTTTTGATGGATGCCCCATGCCGCCAGCGCCTTGGCTTGCGACGACACGGCTACAGCCAGATCGTAAAAGCCAGACTGGGTCGTGAAGACCTTTAGACGCGGCATACCTGCGACAATGCGCGGCGATGGATTTTGTGCCGGTTTCCCTGGGTAAACCGCCGGTCGACAGCTCTTGACAGACTTATGCTCAGATGTAGCATAACACCTTAATGACACCCGGCCTTGAAGGCCGGTCTTTTTGCCCTACATATATACTCAAAGTGAGTATAAAAGGCGAAGAGAAACAGGGAGCTACGAGATGGGCGTCGAACTGGCCTACACCCCGGCGGTCGCGAAGGCGACGGACGCATTGTACCGCAAGGTCTCGCATGTGGTGCCGCAGATCGAATGGCCGGTCTTCGCGCCGGTCATCGCCGAGATCAACCGGTTGAAGGCCGAGAAGGGCGCGGTCATCCTCGGCCACAACTACATGACGCCGGAGATTTTCCATTGCGTCTCCGACTTCGTCGGCGACAGCCTGGCGCTGGCCCGCGAAGCCGCGCGCACCGATGCCAAGATCATCGTCCAGGCCGGGGTGCATTTCATGGCCGAGACCTCGAAGATCCTGTCCCCCGAAAAGACGGTGCTGATCCCCGATCTGCGCGCCGGCTGTTCGCTCGCCGCCTCGATCACCGGCGCCGATGTCCGCCTGCTGAAGCAGAGATATCCCGGCCTGCCGGTGGTCACCTATGTGAACACCTCGGCTGATGTGAAGGCGGAAAGCGATGTGTGCTGCACCTCGTCCAACGCGGTCGCGGTAGTGGAGGAGATCGCGCGCGAATTCGGCACCGACACCGTGATCATGATCCCGGACAAATATCTCGCGCAGAATGTCGCCAACCTGACGGGCGTGAAGGTGATCACCTGGGAAGGCGCCTGCGAGGTGCATGAGCGCTTCACCGCCGCCGAGATCCGCGACTACCGCACCAATCATCCCGGCATCGTCGTCCTCGCCCATCCCGAATGCCCGCCGGAGGTCGTCGCGGAAGCCGATTTCGCCGGCTCGACCGCCGCCCTGATCGACTATGTCGGCACGCATCGTCCGCGCCGCGTGGTGATGGTGACGGAATGCTCGATGAGCGACAACGTCGCCGCCGAATATCCCGACCTCGAATTCATCCGGCCGTGCAATCTGTGCCCGCACATGAAACGCATCACGCTCGACAAGATCCTGCATGCGCTGCAGACGATGACGTTCGAGGTCCAGGTCGATCCCGCCATCGCGGTGCGGGCCAAGAAGGCCATCGACCGCATGCTTGCGGTCAAGCTGCCGATGAAGAAAGCCGCCTGACATGTCCCGGAACATCGACAGCATCATCGAGTGCAAGGGTGCGCTCATCCTCGGCGCCGGCATCGCGGGGCTTTTCACCGCGCTCAAGCTCGCGCCCTTCCCCGTCACGGTCCTCGCCGGGACGCGGCCCGGCCTGTCCGGCTCCAGCGCCTGGGCGCAGGGCGGCATCGCCGCCGCGCTCGGGGCCGACGACAGCTGGCAGAACCATGCCGCCGACACGCTGACCGCCGGCGCCGGCCTTTGCGATCCCGCCATCGCCGCCCTCGTGGCGCGCGAGGCGCCGGAACGCATCGCAGACCTCGTCGCCTATGGCGCGCCATTCGACCGCAAGGCCGATCACACGCTGGCGCTCGGCCGCGAGGCGGCGCATTCCCACAACCGCATCGTCCATGTGCGCGGCGACCGCGCGGGCGCGGAGATCTCGCGCACGCTGGCCGAGCGCGCGCTGGCGACGCCGTCGATCAGTCTGCGCGAGGGCTTCCACGCCATCGAACTCGCCTTCGAGGACGGCCGCGTCACCGGCCTCTTTGCCCGCACCGGCATCGGGGCGAACACCCGGCTCGTGCTGTTCCGCGCGCCTGCCATCGTGTTCGCGACCGGTGGCCTCGGCGCGTTGTATGCGGTGACCACGAATCCGCTCGAGTCGCGGGGCGAAGGTCTCGGCATGGCGGCCCGGGCGGGCGCGACCATCGCCGATCCCGAATTCGTGCAATTCCATCCGACCGCCATCGCCGTCGGACGCGATCCGGCGCCCCTGGCGACCGAGGCTCTGCGCGGCGAAGGCGCGATCCTGGTCGACGAGAACGGCCGCCGCTTCATGCTGGACGTGCATGCGGACGCCGAGCTGGCGCCGCGCGACATCGTCGCCCGCGCCCTGCACCGCGAGCGCGCCGCGGGCCACGAGACATTCCTCGATTGCACCCAGGCGATCGGCGCGTCTTTCGCGCAGCGCTTCCCGACCGTCTACGAGGCCTGCCGGTCCGCCGGCATCGATCCCGCCACACAGCCGATCCCCGTCGCGCCGGCCGCGCACTATCACATGGGCGGCATCGCGAGCGACGACCGCGGACGCTCGTCGCTGGACGGCCTTTGGGTCGTCGGGGAATGCGCCGCCACCGGCTTGCACGGCGCCAATCGCCTGGCCTCGAACTCTCTTCTGGAAGGTCTGGTCTTCGGCGCCCGCGCCGCGGACGACATCGCGGCGACGGTGACCGCGCGACCCGGCCGCGGCAACCCGCCGGCACCCGAGCGCTTCGCCTCGCCCGCTCCGCCGCATGTCCTGCGCGATGCAATGACGCGCCTCGTCGGATTGGAGCGCGATGCGGAAGGCCTGGTCGAAGCGCTCGCCGTGATCGGCCAGGTCGAGCGCGCCGGCGGCAATGAAGCAGCCTTGCTCAACATGACGGCGGCCGCCAAGCTCGTGACGGCGGCGGCGCTGGTTCGCCGCGAGAGCCGAGGCGGTCACTATCGCACGGATTACCCACAGGCCGCCCCGATCGCGCAACGCAGCTTCATGACGCTGGCCGATGCGGAAACCATTGCGCAATCCGCAAGGCCTGCCCAGGCCGAGCGCAGCACCGCGTGACCGCCGCCCTGCCTTTCACCCGCCCACCGCATGCGCTGCTGCTCGAGCCGATCGTGCGCCACGCATTGGAGGAGGATCTGGGCCGTGCCGGCGACATCACGAGCGAACTCACCATTCCGCTTGAGATATGCGCCGTGGCAAAGCTAGCTGCGCGAAAGCCCGGTACCATTGCCGGCCTCATCGCGGCCGAGAGCGCTTTCCGGCTCGCCGATCCGTCGCTGACCTTCACCGCGCTGGCGCCGGACGGCTCGACCGTCGCGGCCGGCACCGTCCTCGCCACCGTCGAAGGCCCAGCACGCGGCCTTCTCACCGGCGAGCGCGTCGCGCTCAATTTCGCCGGGCATCTCTCCGGCATCGCGACTGCGACCCGCGCCCTGGTCGATGCCGTCGAAGGCACACGGGCGCGCATCGTCTGCACCCGCAAGACCACGCCGGGCCTGCGTCTACTGGAGAAATACGCCGTGCGTTGCGGCGGCGGCTTCAACCACCGTTTCGGTCTCGACGATGCCGTGCTGATCAAGGACAACCATCTGGTCGCCGCGGGCGGGATCGGGCCCGCGATCGCGCGGGTGCGCGCCGGCCTTGGCCACATGGCGAAGATCGAACTCGAGGTCGACACGCTCGCCCAGCTCGAAGAGGCGCTGGCGCTGGGTGTGGATACCATCCTGCTGGACAACATGTCGCCGCAGACGCTGCGCCAGGCCGTTGCGCTGGCCAATGGACGCGCGACGCTCGAAGCGTCGGGCAACGTCACGCTGGCGACCGTGCGCGCCATCGCAGAGACCGGCGTCGACTACATCTCGGCCGGCAGCATCACCCATAGCGCGCCGAACCTCGACCTGGGGCTCGACTTCTAGTTAAGTGCGCTCCGGAAAAACCGGAGACGCACATGGACCTTCATCTCAAGGGCAAGAACGCCGTCATCCTCGGCGGCACGCGCGGCATCGGGCGCGCCATCGCCGACACGCTGGCGGCGGAAGGCGCCAATGTCGCGCTCTGCGCCCGCAACGCCGATCAGGTGAAGGACGCCGTCGCCGCGTTGAAGGACAAGGGCGTGAAGGCCACCGGCGCCTCCGTCGACATCATGGACGGCGCGGCGCTCAAGACCTGGATCGCGGCCGCGGGCGGCGAG
The nucleotide sequence above comes from Rhizomicrobium sp.. Encoded proteins:
- a CDS encoding HD family hydrolase; its protein translation is MPKDPPRAWQRMLSGRRLDLLDPSPLDVEIEDIAHGLARVARWNGQTKGDHAFSVAQHCVLVERLTADLRPGLTREARLAALLHDAPEYVIGDLISPFKVAIGIDYKALENRLQAAIHLRFGLPAALPPILGKLFKKADLMAAYFEATQLAGFELDVARKLFVVPPPAMRAPRLVPLATADAQAQFLDRFKKLAV
- a CDS encoding L-aspartate oxidase — translated: MSRNIDSIIECKGALILGAGIAGLFTALKLAPFPVTVLAGTRPGLSGSSAWAQGGIAAALGADDSWQNHAADTLTAGAGLCDPAIAALVAREAPERIADLVAYGAPFDRKADHTLALGREAAHSHNRIVHVRGDRAGAEISRTLAERALATPSISLREGFHAIELAFEDGRVTGLFARTGIGANTRLVLFRAPAIVFATGGLGALYAVTTNPLESRGEGLGMAARAGATIADPEFVQFHPTAIAVGRDPAPLATEALRGEGAILVDENGRRFMLDVHADAELAPRDIVARALHRERAAGHETFLDCTQAIGASFAQRFPTVYEACRSAGIDPATQPIPVAPAAHYHMGGIASDDRGRSSLDGLWVVGECAATGLHGANRLASNSLLEGLVFGARAADDIAATVTARPGRGNPPAPERFASPAPPHVLRDAMTRLVGLERDAEGLVEALAVIGQVERAGGNEAALLNMTAAAKLVTAAALVRRESRGGHYRTDYPQAAPIAQRSFMTLADAETIAQSARPAQAERSTA
- a CDS encoding ATP-binding protein, with the translated sequence MRVKPLDAERLRLVTNPARLPFETTGELREPTGPVGQERAMRALHFGAGMAQPGYNIFVSGQPGSGKRDAVKRALERLAAAMPAPPDVAYVHDFAQPHRPKALRFAAGDGARFKAALAEFVTALRGAMPRLFDSPDYRAQRAALEQEFHRATEAAVLGLKKSAETEGLGLVERGEGRFDFKPMRDGLPVSDEDYRRLPKFERDRLAAKATELRGLLDKAMEQNDGLRRRIVEKVRALDRERGEREIARLIAPLAQSFAQHREAHGHLACVYKDVLTHVDALQALARGEADERLRREGMPFYRYEVNLVVDHTMAKGAPVVMLALPSLAHLIGKVEHVPVLMTALTDFRHIRAGALHQANGGFLLIDAMDLFRQEAAWECLKRALKARRVKIESLADVFDRNPAVTLQPEPLTLDIKIVLIGEAWAYHRLCQIDPDFAELFKVQADFSATAARDDENCAALMAAMASIARADGLKQLDRGGAARLVDEASRLAGDAEKISVRTGRLADLLREGDHYAALEGRTLIAAEDIACAVAAKEDRAGRLKALEQELIQRRILFIDTDGAKAGQVNGLTVLSAAGFAFGMPARITAQVAPGEGRIVDIERVAKFSGPSHVKGMQILSGYLNGAYAIGRPLSISASVAFEQSYGPIDGDSASAAELIAILSAIAGVPVKQGIAITGSINQHGQMQPIGGANEKIEGFYDICAARGLRGGHGAIIPKANAVSLMLRDEVVRAAHSGRFAVYAVETVDDAIEILTGMTAGARRRNGSFPRGSFNRRVRDRLIDFARPRLLKPVHLDGWWRF
- the nadA gene encoding quinolinate synthase NadA, with protein sequence MGVELAYTPAVAKATDALYRKVSHVVPQIEWPVFAPVIAEINRLKAEKGAVILGHNYMTPEIFHCVSDFVGDSLALAREAARTDAKIIVQAGVHFMAETSKILSPEKTVLIPDLRAGCSLAASITGADVRLLKQRYPGLPVVTYVNTSADVKAESDVCCTSSNAVAVVEEIAREFGTDTVIMIPDKYLAQNVANLTGVKVITWEGACEVHERFTAAEIRDYRTNHPGIVVLAHPECPPEVVAEADFAGSTAALIDYVGTHRPRRVVMVTECSMSDNVAAEYPDLEFIRPCNLCPHMKRITLDKILHALQTMTFEVQVDPAIAVRAKKAIDRMLAVKLPMKKAA
- a CDS encoding response regulator; the protein is MGQARLNLKSVTTLLVDSDLFTRGLVAQMLRGFGMDSPTVCESGAQARHHLLHHYADLVILEADLPDMPSADFIRWIRRQEKSPFRFVPIIAMSGYTQLRLVSTVRDAGANLVVKKPVSPAALYDRIAWVARTARPFIEAGDYIGPDRRFKDTPPLDGVFKRETDEAASGSDASGEPAKLDSAA
- a CDS encoding protein-tyrosine phosphatase family protein, which encodes MSRILVTPLSAVPDTIRLHRPSHLVTLLSPDHMIETPAGFPRERHLRIGMNDIIDVSAGDTPPDRRHVESLLDFVRAWSAEDPILIHCWAGISRSMAAAYIVLCDRLGRGSELYAARAIRARAPHAYPNALLVRHADDLLGRQGRMVEAIKDIGAGKMVAEGELVEFPLVGL
- the nadC gene encoding carboxylating nicotinate-nucleotide diphosphorylase translates to MTAALPFTRPPHALLLEPIVRHALEEDLGRAGDITSELTIPLEICAVAKLAARKPGTIAGLIAAESAFRLADPSLTFTALAPDGSTVAAGTVLATVEGPARGLLTGERVALNFAGHLSGIATATRALVDAVEGTRARIVCTRKTTPGLRLLEKYAVRCGGGFNHRFGLDDAVLIKDNHLVAAGGIGPAIARVRAGLGHMAKIELEVDTLAQLEEALALGVDTILLDNMSPQTLRQAVALANGRATLEASGNVTLATVRAIAETGVDYISAGSITHSAPNLDLGLDF